Proteins from a single region of Belliella baltica DSM 15883:
- a CDS encoding MerR family transcriptional regulator, translating into MPYKEREIEKKYFSIGEVATMFKVAPSLIRYWEGEFDIINPKKDKKGNRRFTKEDIEKIRYIYQLVKVKGFTLQGAQEVIKKEQNHVFDKVATINKLHQIKKFLAEIRENIHVKSE; encoded by the coding sequence GTGCCATACAAAGAACGTGAAATAGAGAAAAAATACTTTTCAATTGGTGAAGTTGCAACTATGTTTAAGGTAGCTCCCTCTTTGATTCGATATTGGGAAGGGGAATTTGATATCATAAATCCAAAAAAAGATAAGAAAGGTAATAGAAGATTCACGAAGGAAGATATTGAGAAAATTCGATATATCTATCAATTGGTTAAGGTGAAAGGCTTCACACTTCAAGGAGCACAAGAAGTAATTAAGAAGGAACAAAATCATGTTTTTGACAAAGTGGCGACAATCAACAAACTCCATCAAATTAAAAAATTTTTAGCAGAAATAAGGGAAAATATTCATGTCAAATCTGAATGA
- the dprA gene encoding DNA-processing protein DprA: protein MSNLNETIHHELALSLVPKIGPAIFRGILAYAGDAKNFLKIPKGKAEKIPRISKQIISIRNEFESKLKIADDIINDCLKKGIQVATFSSESFPERLKNIEDFPLVLFVKGNADLNPSRAIGIVGTRNCTEYGRSVTRKVIEDLIPYKPTIISGLAYGIDIEAHRAALQFDLPTIGVLGSSVDSVYPSVHKNTAKEMLENGGLISEYLPGSQMHPSNFPQRNRIIAGLSDALVVVEAAIKGGALITAEIAYGYNKEVFAIPGNLQSPLSEGCNNLISKMKASIYTGVKNIEEALSWSKENPQESKFTKEKSWINFPKEEQDILKLIKDKGEIEIDQLAMLTNLSNTSLSSKLLNLEFEGLIKSKPGKRYALVF from the coding sequence ATGTCAAATCTGAATGAAACTATACATCATGAATTAGCATTGAGCTTGGTTCCAAAGATTGGACCTGCCATTTTTAGAGGTATCCTTGCATACGCTGGCGATGCCAAAAATTTCCTTAAAATCCCTAAAGGTAAAGCTGAGAAAATCCCTCGAATCAGCAAACAAATCATTTCAATTAGAAATGAATTTGAGTCCAAATTAAAAATAGCAGATGATATCATCAATGACTGCTTGAAAAAGGGGATTCAAGTGGCTACTTTTTCTAGTGAATCTTTTCCTGAGAGGCTAAAAAACATAGAAGATTTCCCTCTTGTACTTTTTGTAAAGGGAAATGCTGATCTCAATCCATCCCGAGCAATTGGAATCGTAGGTACTAGAAACTGCACAGAATATGGAAGAAGTGTCACTAGAAAAGTTATCGAAGACCTTATACCCTACAAACCCACTATCATCAGTGGCCTAGCATACGGAATTGATATAGAAGCCCATCGAGCAGCTCTCCAATTTGATCTACCAACCATCGGAGTTTTGGGTTCTTCGGTAGATTCAGTTTACCCTTCAGTTCATAAAAATACTGCAAAAGAAATGCTTGAAAATGGAGGATTGATTAGCGAATACCTTCCAGGTTCTCAAATGCATCCAAGCAACTTCCCTCAAAGAAATCGAATTATAGCGGGACTTTCTGATGCCTTAGTTGTGGTAGAAGCTGCCATCAAAGGTGGTGCTTTAATTACAGCAGAAATTGCTTATGGTTATAATAAAGAAGTATTTGCTATTCCAGGCAACTTGCAATCTCCCTTAAGTGAGGGTTGTAATAATTTGATTAGTAAAATGAAAGCTTCTATTTACACAGGAGTAAAAAACATTGAAGAAGCTCTTTCTTGGTCCAAGGAAAACCCACAAGAGAGTAAATTCACAAAAGAAAAAAGCTGGATAAACTTTCCGAAGGAAGAACAGGATATTCTGAAATTGATTAAAGACAAGGGCGAAATTGAAATTGATCAACTGGCAATGCTCACCAATCTTTCAAATACATCACTTTCTTCAAAGCTTCTCAATCTAGAATTTGAAGGTTTGATTAAGTCCAAGCCTGGCAAACGATATGCTTTGGTATTTTAA
- the ffh gene encoding signal recognition particle protein — protein sequence MFDNLNLKLDKAFKTLKGTGKITEINVATTVKEIRRALIDADVNYKVAKEVTDTIKEEALGRDVLIAVSPGQLLIKITQEELTKLMGETKVDVNIKGDPAVVLISGLQGSGKTTFSGKFASYLKKQGRQVLLVACDIYRPAAIDQLKVLGEQIGVEVYSEPENKNALEIANNAIAYAKKTGKKTVIVDTAGRLAVDEQMMKEIEALKKALNPSETLFVVDAMTGQDAVNTAKTFDERLNFDGVVLTKLDGDTRGGAAISIRHVVNKPIKFISTGEKMENLDVFHPDRMAQRILGMGDVISLVERAQQTFDEDEAKRINAKIRKNQFNFDDFLSQLEQIKKMGNIKDLMGMIPGMGKAMKGLDIDDDSFRPIEAIIRSMTPLERENPDVIDGSRRKRIATGSGRTITEVNNLMKQFGDMRKLMKQMNKMGGAQKALGNIMPNMGRR from the coding sequence ATGTTTGATAATCTGAATTTAAAATTAGATAAAGCTTTTAAGACCCTCAAAGGGACTGGTAAAATCACTGAAATCAACGTAGCTACTACGGTAAAGGAAATTAGAAGAGCCTTGATCGATGCTGACGTTAACTATAAAGTAGCCAAGGAAGTAACTGACACAATCAAAGAAGAGGCTTTAGGTAGAGATGTACTTATTGCAGTTTCTCCAGGTCAATTGTTGATCAAAATCACACAAGAAGAATTGACAAAATTGATGGGTGAAACCAAGGTGGACGTCAATATCAAAGGTGATCCAGCTGTGGTGTTGATCTCAGGTCTTCAGGGTTCTGGTAAGACTACTTTTTCTGGTAAATTCGCCAGTTATCTTAAAAAACAAGGAAGACAAGTGCTTTTGGTGGCTTGTGATATCTATAGGCCTGCTGCGATTGATCAGTTGAAAGTATTGGGTGAGCAAATTGGCGTTGAAGTTTATTCTGAACCTGAAAATAAGAATGCCTTAGAAATTGCGAACAATGCAATTGCTTATGCAAAGAAAACTGGCAAAAAGACGGTAATCGTCGATACTGCAGGTCGTCTCGCTGTTGATGAACAAATGATGAAAGAAATCGAAGCTTTGAAAAAAGCTTTGAATCCATCAGAGACTTTGTTTGTCGTGGATGCGATGACGGGTCAGGATGCAGTCAACACAGCTAAGACTTTTGACGAGCGATTGAATTTTGATGGTGTTGTATTGACCAAACTCGATGGTGATACCAGAGGTGGTGCAGCCATTTCGATCAGGCACGTAGTCAACAAGCCAATCAAATTCATCTCCACGGGTGAAAAAATGGAAAATCTGGATGTCTTCCATCCAGATAGAATGGCACAAAGAATACTTGGAATGGGTGATGTGATCTCTTTGGTAGAAAGAGCACAGCAAACTTTCGACGAAGATGAAGCCAAGAGAATCAACGCTAAAATCAGGAAGAACCAATTCAATTTTGATGATTTCCTTTCTCAATTGGAACAAATCAAAAAGATGGGTAATATCAAAGACCTGATGGGCATGATTCCGGGAATGGGCAAAGCTATGAAAGGATTGGATATTGATGATGATTCATTCAGACCTATTGAAGCCATTATCAGAAGCATGACGCCATTGGAACGTGAGAATCCAGATGTCATCGATGGTAGCAGAAGAAAAAGAATCGCAACAGGTAGCGGAAGAACTATCACTGAGGTCAACAACCTGATGAAGCAATTTGGAGATATGAGAAAGTTAATGAAGCAAATGAATAAAATGGGAGGAGCTCAAAAAGCTCTTGGCAATATCATGCCTAATATGGGTAGAAGGTAA
- a CDS encoding YfhO family protein, whose protein sequence is MHINLKKDILPHVISVIIFYLIVLFYFSPAVFDGKIIFQNDILQWEGGAKEIIDHRAETGEEALWTNSMFGGMPAYLVSFEIAGDITNHITKVLTLGLPHPINAIFFGMVAMYILLLSFKVRPEFSVIGSIAFAFNTFHIISIDAGHNAKIWAICLIPLILAGIHLAFNQKKLLGLALFTLGLMLQLKFNHLQITYYTVIIVFIYLIAVIYENYKSRQLPEFGKVALILVLGTLIAVGGNISRFLSVYEYGKYSTRGAPNLETGTNSQAGLDKDYAFNWSQGKAETLTLLVPFFYGGGSGEALPENSNTEAALRANGVDNAQIRGFIQAAPTYWGDQPGTGGPIYGGAIMIFLFVLGLLYAQKSYRYAFLSITILSLLLAWGKNLEWFNYAVFDYLPGYNKFRAVSMALCLALFSIPVLGALGLEGLFAEKFDKKTLKNLAIALGSTAGIALLLAVFAGTFGFRGAVDLNLPDWLVSAVQEDRKAFLRSSAFKSFIFIALSGALIFFALKNKISIQLAGLGVVILLTIDLWMINKRYLNDDSFQINPSQQFFAATPADKMILQDPGYFRVLNLANPFNDARTSYFFNSVGGYHGAKMRRYQELIENVISPEMNQFIQKAQEGNFDFESLNALNMLNTKYIMAGEAENAVFENPLANGPAWFPSRIIETKSNDEEIKLIAEINTRQEATVNVQEFQNIKTGSGTIRLEQQSPNQFTYEVNAEAAGLVVFSEIYYPLGWKATINGQEAEIIRTNYLLRGIEVPSGQSTIEMKFEPKSYFNTKGINVISQYLWLALFLVSLFFTFKSEKS, encoded by the coding sequence ATGCATATCAATCTAAAGAAAGATATTTTACCACATGTTATCAGTGTGATTATTTTCTATTTGATCGTTCTGTTTTACTTTTCACCTGCTGTTTTTGATGGTAAAATTATATTTCAAAATGACATCCTTCAGTGGGAAGGAGGCGCAAAAGAAATAATCGACCATAGGGCTGAAACTGGTGAGGAAGCACTTTGGACGAATAGTATGTTTGGAGGTATGCCAGCTTATTTGGTAAGCTTTGAAATCGCAGGAGACATTACGAATCATATTACCAAGGTCTTGACACTTGGTTTACCACACCCTATCAATGCGATTTTCTTCGGAATGGTGGCGATGTACATTCTTTTGTTAAGTTTCAAAGTTCGCCCTGAATTCTCGGTCATTGGATCAATTGCTTTTGCATTCAACACTTTTCATATTATTTCCATTGATGCAGGACATAATGCCAAAATTTGGGCTATTTGTTTAATTCCATTAATTCTTGCTGGGATTCATTTGGCATTCAATCAGAAAAAGCTGCTTGGATTGGCACTTTTCACTTTGGGATTGATGCTGCAGCTCAAATTCAATCACCTTCAAATTACCTATTACACAGTCATCATTGTCTTCATTTATTTGATTGCGGTGATTTATGAAAATTACAAATCCAGACAGCTGCCCGAATTTGGTAAAGTCGCTTTGATTCTAGTTCTTGGGACCCTAATCGCTGTTGGAGGGAATATCAGTAGATTTTTGAGCGTATATGAATATGGGAAATACTCAACAAGAGGAGCACCGAATCTGGAAACTGGAACAAATTCTCAAGCAGGATTGGATAAAGATTATGCTTTCAATTGGTCCCAAGGAAAAGCGGAAACACTCACCTTGCTCGTTCCATTTTTTTATGGTGGCGGGAGTGGTGAAGCTCTTCCCGAAAATTCAAATACAGAAGCAGCGCTTCGTGCAAATGGTGTTGATAATGCTCAGATAAGGGGTTTTATCCAGGCTGCCCCAACATATTGGGGAGATCAGCCAGGTACAGGTGGACCAATTTATGGCGGTGCAATTATGATCTTTTTGTTTGTACTCGGCTTACTTTATGCCCAAAAATCTTACAGATATGCATTCCTTTCCATCACAATTTTATCTTTACTTTTAGCTTGGGGAAAAAATCTAGAATGGTTTAATTATGCAGTCTTCGATTATTTGCCTGGGTACAACAAATTCAGAGCAGTCTCTATGGCTTTGTGTCTTGCTTTGTTTTCTATTCCTGTATTAGGAGCCTTAGGTTTAGAAGGCTTATTTGCTGAAAAGTTTGATAAAAAGACCCTTAAAAATCTTGCCATTGCTTTGGGAAGTACAGCTGGTATCGCTTTGCTTTTGGCAGTATTTGCAGGTACATTTGGTTTTCGCGGAGCAGTTGATTTGAATTTACCAGATTGGTTGGTATCAGCAGTTCAAGAGGATCGAAAAGCATTCCTAAGATCGAGTGCTTTCAAGAGCTTTATTTTCATTGCTCTTTCAGGAGCATTGATCTTTTTTGCTTTGAAAAATAAAATTTCTATTCAACTGGCAGGTTTGGGGGTTGTAATTCTATTGACCATTGATCTTTGGATGATCAACAAGCGTTACCTGAACGATGATTCTTTCCAAATTAATCCTTCTCAGCAATTCTTTGCTGCCACTCCAGCAGACAAGATGATCCTTCAAGATCCTGGCTATTTTAGAGTATTGAATTTAGCCAATCCTTTTAATGATGCGAGAACCTCCTATTTCTTCAATAGTGTTGGAGGATATCATGGGGCTAAAATGAGGAGATATCAGGAATTGATAGAAAACGTCATCAGTCCAGAAATGAATCAATTCATTCAAAAAGCGCAGGAAGGAAATTTTGACTTCGAAAGCCTCAATGCACTCAACATGCTCAACACTAAATACATCATGGCAGGCGAGGCTGAAAATGCTGTTTTTGAAAATCCATTGGCAAATGGACCTGCATGGTTTCCTTCCAGAATTATAGAAACCAAGAGCAATGATGAGGAAATCAAACTCATTGCTGAAATCAATACACGACAAGAAGCGACAGTCAACGTACAAGAATTTCAAAATATAAAAACAGGTTCTGGTACCATTAGACTTGAGCAACAAAGCCCAAACCAATTTACTTATGAAGTCAATGCTGAAGCGGCAGGTCTTGTTGTGTTCTCCGAAATCTATTACCCACTTGGTTGGAAAGCGACGATTAATGGTCAAGAAGCAGAAATCATAAGAACCAATTATCTCTTGAGAGGAATCGAAGTTCCATCAGGTCAAAGTACGATCGAAATGAAATTCGAACCAAAGAGTTATTTCAATACAAAAGGTATCAATGTTATTTCTCAATATTTATGGCTAGCCTTATTTTTAGTCAGTCTATTCTTCACCTTTAAATCAGAAAAATCATGA
- a CDS encoding class I SAM-dependent methyltransferase, producing the protein MSTEKNKIQGFYDEFSEKQVKTGVNSRHLNIINKLVSSGLKSTHQVLEVGCGIGTVSQLIAKVVSKGNVLAVDISEKSIQKASEIWQKHANLTFEVSDMSDFNKSGKTFDYFVFPDVLEHIPVEQHPNLFANITKHSHENSVVFVHIPSPRFLEWMIRNEPEKLQIIDQPLDTSKLIGVLQQFGFYLEEMKTYSVFYEEKDYQYFVFRKNKAIEKTTPRDKWVILKERISIKLNIR; encoded by the coding sequence ATGAGCACTGAAAAAAATAAAATTCAGGGGTTTTATGATGAGTTTTCGGAGAAACAGGTAAAAACAGGTGTCAATTCCAGACATTTAAATATTATTAACAAGCTTGTTTCATCTGGTCTGAAGTCAACGCATCAAGTTCTTGAAGTCGGGTGTGGAATCGGCACAGTTAGTCAACTTATCGCAAAAGTAGTCAGTAAAGGAAATGTGCTTGCTGTAGATATTAGCGAAAAAAGCATCCAAAAAGCAAGTGAAATCTGGCAAAAACATGCAAATCTAACATTTGAGGTTTCCGACATGAGTGACTTTAATAAATCCGGAAAAACTTTTGATTATTTTGTTTTCCCGGATGTATTGGAGCATATTCCTGTTGAGCAACATCCTAACTTATTTGCGAATATTACAAAGCATTCCCATGAAAACTCGGTGGTATTTGTTCATATTCCTTCTCCTCGGTTTTTGGAATGGATGATTCGAAATGAACCTGAAAAGCTCCAGATTATTGACCAACCCTTGGATACTTCAAAGCTGATCGGAGTCTTGCAACAGTTTGGTTTTTATCTTGAAGAAATGAAAACCTATTCGGTTTTTTATGAAGAGAAGGATTACCAATATTTCGTCTTCAGGAAAAACAAAGCGATAGAAAAAACGACTCCAAGAGATAAGTGGGTGATTTTGAAAGAAAGAATAAGTATAAAATTAAATATTCGGTAA
- a CDS encoding glycosyltransferase family 4 protein yields the protein MIVYIYPVKTAFTERDILMLRSEHRVKPLPFTQSPILLPLFFILQFFQLLLLLPFTTHYMCFFGGYHSVIPVFLGKLFSIPTFIQAGGTDAVNMPSINYGNYRKKWLKKATTYSFLNCTKILPVAESLVAYDYSYDSSIPKKQGLKNLIPNLKTPIEVIYNGFDAELWKDLGKKRTPYSFITVAKGISKIQRAKVKGIDLIENLAKEFPDFHFTLIGDASYLPKRKNIKVVGSLNQTEIVAILNEHQYYLQLSTSEGFPNALAEAMLCGCVPIGSAVGDIPNIIADTGVILESRDIKNLKNIISSLDQSLFDLKSEMARKRIILNFSFEKRRNALLSLFQS from the coding sequence ATGATTGTTTATATCTATCCGGTAAAGACGGCATTTACTGAACGTGATATACTCATGTTGAGATCTGAACACAGGGTAAAACCGCTCCCATTTACACAATCTCCCATACTGCTTCCACTTTTTTTTATCTTACAATTCTTTCAATTGCTGCTCTTACTTCCTTTTACTACACATTACATGTGCTTTTTTGGTGGATATCATAGTGTGATCCCAGTGTTTCTTGGAAAGCTATTTTCCATTCCAACTTTTATACAAGCAGGTGGTACTGACGCTGTCAATATGCCAAGCATCAATTATGGGAATTATAGAAAAAAATGGTTGAAAAAAGCCACAACCTATAGTTTTCTGAATTGCACCAAAATACTTCCTGTAGCAGAAAGTCTTGTTGCTTATGATTATTCTTATGATTCAAGTATTCCAAAGAAGCAGGGGTTAAAAAATCTAATCCCAAATCTAAAAACACCAATAGAAGTCATTTACAATGGATTTGATGCTGAACTCTGGAAGGATTTAGGAAAGAAAAGAACCCCCTACTCTTTTATCACAGTCGCTAAAGGAATTTCAAAAATACAGAGAGCTAAAGTTAAAGGAATCGACTTAATTGAAAATCTAGCCAAAGAATTTCCTGATTTCCATTTCACCTTGATTGGTGACGCTTCATACTTACCGAAAAGAAAGAACATAAAGGTTGTCGGTTCATTAAACCAAACGGAAATAGTAGCTATTTTGAATGAACATCAATACTATCTTCAACTTTCAACTTCCGAAGGCTTTCCAAATGCTTTAGCAGAGGCCATGCTTTGTGGATGCGTGCCCATTGGGTCCGCTGTTGGAGATATTCCAAATATCATTGCAGATACAGGTGTTATTTTGGAAAGTAGAGATATCAAAAATTTAAAAAATATCATTTCTTCTCTCGATCAGAGCCTGTTTGATTTGAAAAGTGAAATGGCAAGAAAAAGGATAATTTTAAACTTCTCTTTTGAGAAAAGGCGAAATGCTCTGCTATCTTTATTTCAATCTTAA
- a CDS encoding oligosaccharide flippase family protein: MKPIARQSILTTLSSYLGVVIGYFNVLWLLPYALDPEQIGIFRTIQDMALLFVPFAQLGVGNGITRFYPKVKSSQFSFFTLSLMMALIGFVIVAGLFFFFKETLVSAFATNSPEVIDFFGVVLFITLFSVLNTILDAFCRSFLKVAVPAFFREVVLRLLVAILISSYLLSWLSFDMFMWGLALTYFIALFGMIIYMLNIKLFKLNFKFTDFPKGFLKEFIKYNLITLLGTTGAILIMKIDSLMVSSMIGLDANAIYTIAFSIAVVIEMPRRAISQVIMPVVAEHFEKGELKEINKLYKQVAVHQLLICLLLFLGIWSSIDSLYHFVPNSEIYEVGKWVVFWIGLGKLSDVIFSINGEIIVFSKYYLFNITATLIMSIAVIFLNLFLIPIMGIEGAALASFLAMFLFNFIKYIFVKGRLNFDPFSADIFKIIFLGLMTFAIQFYIFQNWELGILNISLRSLTVIIIYVGGAFLLNIAKDSRDRLFKKLKRTGS; encoded by the coding sequence ATGAAGCCCATCGCACGTCAAAGCATCTTAACCACCTTATCTTCCTATTTAGGAGTGGTGATTGGGTATTTCAATGTACTTTGGCTTTTACCATATGCCCTTGATCCCGAGCAAATTGGTATCTTTCGGACGATTCAAGACATGGCTTTACTTTTCGTTCCTTTTGCCCAATTGGGCGTTGGAAATGGAATAACGAGATTTTATCCAAAAGTCAAATCTTCCCAATTTTCGTTTTTCACGCTAAGCCTCATGATGGCTCTGATTGGATTTGTGATTGTTGCGGGTCTATTTTTCTTCTTCAAAGAAACACTAGTTTCAGCTTTTGCCACCAACTCACCCGAGGTGATAGATTTCTTTGGCGTCGTTTTATTCATCACCTTATTTTCTGTTCTCAATACTATTTTGGACGCATTTTGTAGGTCATTTCTGAAAGTTGCTGTTCCTGCATTTTTCAGAGAAGTGGTTTTAAGATTATTGGTTGCGATCTTAATCAGCTCCTATTTATTAAGCTGGTTAAGTTTTGACATGTTCATGTGGGGATTAGCGCTGACCTACTTTATTGCACTTTTCGGGATGATTATTTATATGTTGAATATCAAACTTTTTAAGTTGAATTTCAAATTCACTGACTTTCCAAAAGGCTTTTTAAAAGAATTTATCAAGTACAATTTGATTACACTTTTGGGAACTACAGGCGCAATTTTGATCATGAAAATTGACAGCTTAATGGTCAGTTCCATGATTGGATTGGACGCCAATGCCATTTACACCATAGCATTTTCTATTGCTGTGGTGATTGAAATGCCTAGAAGAGCCATTTCTCAAGTGATCATGCCTGTAGTCGCAGAACATTTTGAAAAAGGTGAATTGAAAGAAATCAATAAGCTTTATAAGCAAGTTGCGGTGCATCAACTTTTGATTTGTTTACTGCTATTTCTAGGGATTTGGTCGAGTATTGACAGTCTTTATCACTTTGTGCCAAATAGTGAGATTTATGAAGTTGGAAAATGGGTGGTTTTTTGGATTGGTTTGGGAAAATTATCAGATGTGATTTTTTCAATCAATGGAGAAATTATCGTATTCTCCAAATATTATTTATTCAACATTACTGCAACTTTGATTATGAGCATTGCAGTGATTTTCTTGAATTTATTCTTAATTCCCATTATGGGCATTGAAGGTGCAGCTTTAGCATCATTTTTAGCTATGTTTTTATTCAACTTTATAAAGTATATTTTTGTTAAGGGAAGGTTGAATTTTGATCCTTTCTCAGCCGATATATTCAAAATCATATTTTTAGGCTTAATGACTTTTGCTATTCAGTTCTATATATTCCAAAATTGGGAATTAGGAATCCTGAATATATCTTTGAGATCACTAACAGTGATTATTATTTATGTGGGTGGGGCTTTTCTCTTAAATATTGCTAAAGACAGCAGAGATAGACTATTCAAAAAATTAAAAAGAACCGGATCTTAG
- a CDS encoding universal stress protein — protein MYQIKKLIVCLDQSELDETLVKFASFVARVNQTKKIYFTNVIRNLNIPKEVLEEFPNLIDNIVEERKTKMRDLVTQTLGKIKDLEISYIVKEGQLSKKILKLAHEKSADMIILGRKVDLTGTGVLSQRLARRASCSLLIVPENSVPKIDKLLVPSDFSDYSKDAMEEAVMIVEKYGGKAEIFCQNVFSIPSGYHFTGKTYEEFSSIMQMHAEINFKKFIRKIDTKDIKITPLYTKDEDDDPVEDILAKAEEINADGIIIGAKGRTAATALFIGSMAERLIQMNHKIPLLVTRPKGKNAGILDYILEI, from the coding sequence ATGTATCAAATCAAAAAACTCATTGTTTGTCTTGATCAAAGTGAATTGGATGAAACCTTGGTCAAATTCGCTTCTTTTGTGGCAAGGGTAAATCAGACTAAGAAAATTTACTTTACCAATGTGATTAGAAACCTCAATATCCCAAAGGAGGTTCTTGAAGAGTTCCCCAATTTGATTGATAATATTGTTGAGGAAAGAAAAACCAAGATGAGAGATTTGGTTACCCAAACTTTGGGGAAAATAAAAGATTTAGAAATTTCATACATAGTCAAGGAAGGACAACTATCAAAAAAGATTTTGAAACTTGCTCATGAAAAATCCGCAGATATGATCATTTTAGGCAGAAAAGTTGATCTTACAGGTACTGGAGTACTTTCTCAGCGTTTGGCAAGAAGAGCTAGTTGCTCCCTACTGATTGTACCAGAAAATTCAGTTCCAAAAATTGATAAGCTTTTGGTACCAAGTGATTTTTCCGATTACTCCAAGGATGCTATGGAAGAAGCAGTAATGATTGTCGAAAAGTATGGAGGTAAAGCTGAGATTTTTTGTCAAAATGTATTTTCTATCCCATCAGGTTATCATTTTACTGGAAAAACTTACGAAGAATTCTCTTCGATTATGCAAATGCACGCAGAGATAAATTTTAAAAAATTCATTCGAAAGATCGATACTAAAGACATAAAAATCACACCTCTGTATACGAAAGACGAAGATGATGATCCTGTTGAAGATATTTTAGCTAAAGCAGAAGAAATCAATGCAGATGGAATCATCATTGGTGCAAAAGGAAGGACAGCTGCTACAGCACTTTTCATCGGAAGTATGGCTGAGAGATTGATTCAAATGAATCACAAAATCCCTCTCCTAGTCACAAGACCTAAAGGTAAGAACGCAGGAATTTTAGATTATATTTTGGAGATTTAG
- a CDS encoding RNA polymerase sigma factor, producing the protein MMSLSDLDILKLIQEPQTRDKGYRLLLSAYQKRVYHVIRKMVIIHEDADDITQNTFIKAFKNLGNFNSNSSLFTWLYRIAINESLNFLEKKKRRFFFPIEDHEEVMKNYIDDSYYIDGEEIDRRLQKSLLHLPDKQRLVFNLKYFEDLSYEDISKITDTSVGALKASYHHAVKKIENELKSE; encoded by the coding sequence ATGATGTCACTCAGCGATCTTGATATTTTAAAATTAATTCAAGAACCCCAAACTCGGGACAAAGGATATAGACTTTTGTTAAGTGCTTATCAAAAACGAGTTTACCACGTCATCAGAAAAATGGTAATCATACACGAAGATGCTGATGACATCACCCAAAACACTTTTATCAAAGCATTCAAAAACCTAGGCAACTTTAACAGCAATTCTTCCTTATTTACTTGGCTTTATAGAATTGCTATTAATGAAAGTTTGAATTTTCTTGAAAAGAAAAAACGCAGATTCTTCTTTCCTATAGAGGACCACGAAGAGGTAATGAAGAATTATATTGATGATTCTTACTACATTGATGGAGAAGAGATTGATAGAAGGTTACAAAAGTCATTACTTCATCTACCTGATAAACAAAGACTTGTATTTAACTTAAAGTATTTTGAAGATTTAAGTTACGAAGATATCAGTAAGATAACCGACACATCTGTTGGAGCCCTCAAGGCGAGTTATCACCATGCTGTGAAAAAAATAGAAAATGAATTGAAATCAGAATAA
- a CDS encoding Spy/CpxP family protein refolding chaperone has translation MKNIKYLLTFLLAVLSFSVFSQREQKQFDREKYESARVAFITNRLDLKTNQAEKFWPIFNKYNEEKEKMIRNMSAINKESEGDVTEAKAKELIARRFDIQEEILDLEKKFMNDVTSVLSHTQALKLGGVNRDFVRQIYRMNQRGGQRGNN, from the coding sequence ATGAAAAACATAAAATATTTACTTACCTTCCTTCTTGCTGTTTTGAGTTTTAGTGTCTTTTCACAAAGAGAACAAAAACAATTTGATAGAGAAAAATACGAATCAGCAAGAGTTGCTTTCATTACAAATAGACTAGACTTGAAAACTAATCAAGCAGAAAAATTCTGGCCTATTTTCAATAAGTATAATGAAGAAAAGGAAAAAATGATTCGTAATATGTCTGCCATCAATAAAGAATCTGAAGGAGATGTAACAGAAGCCAAAGCAAAAGAATTGATCGCAAGACGCTTTGATATTCAAGAAGAAATCCTTGATTTAGAAAAAAAATTCATGAATGATGTCACTTCAGTCTTGAGCCATACTCAAGCGCTCAAGCTTGGTGGCGTTAACCGTGATTTTGTAAGACAAATCTACAGGATGAATCAGCGTGGTGGGCAAAGAGGAAATAACTAA